TATCCATGTCAGCCCGGTCCAAGATCAACCACAGGAGGTCAAATCTTGATAGCAGGGCAGGAGGGAGATTAATGTTTTCAGCTGGTGTCCTTCGTAAGTCGTATCTTCCCCTGAAATTGTCAAAATTTCAAGCTATAATAAGTGTATGCATGAGCATGGTTTTTCTGAAGCAAGTTggcttatttttttcttttacacaTGTACCCAATGCTAAAAACTAGGAGAAACCATCAATGAGCTGCGAAGTACAGAGTTCAAAGAGTATGAATGTTTACCAGGCAGGATTAGCGGCAGCAAGGACGGCAGTCCTTGCATTCAAAGATGTGGTGATCCCAGCTTTGGCAATGCTAACAGTCTGTTGCTCCATTACTTCATGTATTGCTGTTCTATCTGACTCATCCATCTTGTCAAACTCATCAATAGCACATATACCCATGTCCGCCAATACCTGATAAAAGTTAACAAGAGCCCAAAGAAATTCATGACTGGATGACAAAAAGATCCAATGATACTGTAATCCACaaacaatgaagaaaaaatTCTCACCAATGCTCCTCCTTCCAAAACCATCTCATTTGTCACCGGATCCTTCTGAACAGCTGCAGTTAGTCCCACACCACTGCTCCCTTTTCCTGTGGTATAGACACCTCGTGGTGCAACATTAATTATGTGCTTAAGAAGCTGACTTTTTGCAACCCCTGGGTCACCCATCAAGCATATATGTATATCTCCTCTAATCtgcatttataaaaaaaaaagtcataatcCATAGACCAAGGGCAAAACATTAAAGGAAACTAGATATCCGAAGTTCATTCGTATATAGAAGTTAATTGTAAAAACGCATAGGAAGAGAGaaattctaattcttataagcTGCAGCctttattcataaaatttaaacattCCCTTTAAGAATAGGTGGATTGAAAGTTCTGCCTAAGCAATTACCTTCATGCCATCCTTCAACTTTCGATGAGGAGCACCCActaggagaagaagaagagcttTTTTAATATCCTCATGTCCAAAAATTTCTGGGGCTAATGATCTTGCAAGCTTATTATAGATATCACCATCCTCAGCTAATCGAGATATCtgctcttcttcatcttctctaaACTCATATCTGCACATAAACACCAATTGATGGTCCAATGCACTAATTTATCAAGTGAACGTACATCTTATTCATTCTCCATTGCTGCAAAGATGATATACTTTTCAAACACTTTAAATATTGTACAAAGCTTACTCCTCATATTTTTTCTTGAAATGGGTAACAGACATGGCTTCCAAGTAAGTATCTGCTATTAAGCCTGCTCGCATTGCTCTAAATCCAGTGTAAGGGATAGGAAGGAAAATCCCCGACAATTCAACAACATCACCAGGGGCTACCTGCCATGTTGAGGTTTTAAAATACATATTCCACATTAATAAAAGATAAGAATATTGATCAATATCCAGTGTTAAGTTTGGAAGCATGATAAAACGTATCGACCTTAACCAAAGAAAAGAATGTAAAACACACCCTCTCTGGCAAAAAAGAGATACTTGGTCAAATAGTTTAATGGTTTTATATTTATAGAGTATACAAATAAGCATTATCTTGACAAATCTATTAACTACACCAAGAAATAAAAGTATCACTGATGGCCAACCTTTCTTGTAAGTTCTCCCCTAAAGTGAACAGTCATTGATCGAGGAATATGACCTTTAGGAACATGCTCGGCCAACTCTTGAATTTTGGCCTGAGATCAGTGccaaaaagtaaacaaaattaaGATCTATGTGTTAACACATATTGCAATCCAGATCAGGTGAATGGGCAAACCTCCTGAAATTTCAAAAACTTTGATGCTCTCAGTTGAAGGATAAGATTCCCCTTTGTTCTATTTATTTTGCAGCGAGAGGATGGGCATTCAAATAAAGGCATGAATACCCTAGCAGTGACCTCCtgttaataaaatgaaataacatTCAGATCAAATAAAGGTGACAAAAACTATGATATCTGATGTTCTTGAAGTACATCATGCCTCATAACTGTTAAATGAAATAACTGTTTTGCATGGACTCAACAAAAATGGATATAACCAATTGAAGTTCACCTGATAAATTTCAAATCCACACTCTTCACATGTGTACACAGCAACCTGCATCAATGGCTTTACATCGGAACAGCGAGTCACAATGCCAGCAATTTTGACAAGCTGACCAATATATGAAGCCTTGACCTCCCTAATTGTAAGTGGCCGGACTTTAGAAGATGTTGTGATGTCACTGATGTAGACTTCACTGGTATCAGCAAAGAAAACTATAGTTAGGAGCGGTTTGCTATGTTTGTTACTATAATAAAGCTCAGATGGTTGAACTAGCAAATCTACTACAGATAAACTAAAGAGTATTTTGGTCTCAAAGCAAGACCACTATCTGGTCTGCTGCATATTTAACAATTCACTCAGGTGGACCAAGACTCCAAGGAAATGAGCCTTTATTGTAGGAACACTAGGGTCATAAACAATTCAATATGGAGAAAATTTGGAATTTCAATGTGGATAGCTAAAGGAAGAATAAGAGGCTCATTTTGATTTGTGGAGCTTACTAGAAACGCTTAATTTCAGGAGGCATCCTTTGCCGTGCATCAGAACCATCAGTGTTCTCAGTTCCTTCCTCGGATCTCTGTGTCATCAAGATATCATGATCCTCATCATGAAACACCTCTGTTGGTTCCGGCATGAGCTCATCAATGGCACTTGCAAATATAGCAATATAGCGACGTGTGTTTTCTCTGACCCTCTGAAAGAATTCTTCATCCAAGTCCTTGTACTAATAAAATGACCGAAATTAGTAAATTTCATTTAAGCAGCTCAGATTAAGCAACTACCAAAGATTTATTctttgaagaaaaagaaaaggagctacggAACTTACACTAGCTAGGTCTTCAAGCACAATCTGGATAGCCTTGAATTTCCGATTGGCAACATCTTGCTGAACAAAGTGCAAACGAAAAGGAAGGAAAGAAGTTAAGACATGAATTGAACATTAAACTGAAAATAATgagaatttgaaaattgaaaaagaacaCTGAAACAAATAACATGTTGAGAAATGAGAACTCACTAGGATATTCAAGTATTTGGCCTCGCCATCTGAATCGGGGAAATTCGACAGAAAATCTTTGGCGAGATCTACGTTCCAAATAAAAGAAATGTCTAAGCATCGATACAAAATGCATCAAAATGGGAGGGGGAAAAGGCCCATCCTACCTTTATCTCGATCGAAATCATGACCATCCATCATCTTGCCGTGACAGGAAACCGCCCTGCTTGGAGTCGCCGGTTGCTAGTGAATACGCCCTACTTGAGCTCGCTGGTGAGGTCGACGGCGGTCACGGGCGGCTTGGGGCTCTGATCGAGCTGTCGCTGAGGTCGACGGTCTTCTAGGGTTATCTGAGCGGAGGAGAGATGGCATTGGCGCCAAAATGTGGATAGTTAAAGGCAGTAGGGAGAGCTTTGGCGGGAAAATGAGTAGGGTGGGATAGTGTGATTAGTGTCCATGGCTCCAAGCGCTACTGTAGCGCGTATTTGTTACACTCTtcacaacattattattttgcattttgtGTATGACTTGACTTGTTTCATtggattaaaatttaattaatagaaaTTGAATTGATGGAATGTTTGGTACTCTCTTCGTCCCATTTCACTATTTGTCTATTTGTTTCGATTAATGAAgtttgactaaaattatttttaatttaattttttataatattaaatttagtattaatatataaaatttataaactatattaaaagtgttattagacataaaaaaaaaaaatttcaaaataattaaaaattactataaaaaaTAAGCAATTGAAAAAAGTTAGTTTgatcaataaatagtaaatatacatataaaatgagacagaaagGAGTATAATTTatcttgttgaattttttttttttttttttgtgataaatatttttgtatcaTTTAAACGGTGAGCgattatttaaatgaaattttgaatataCGAGAAAATGACCTTtcgttaaataaaaaaaagtggaTAAATGTATTTGGCACTAGTAATGTAAGTAAGTACTGTTAGCTATTCTGATAAACTCGATGAATGTTTGAGCTCAGTTTGGGTGGATTACATCTCTATTTGTAGTATAATTtggtaaaaaatcaaattaaccTACTGAACttacaaaatttgaattaaCACCCTACCTATTTGatgtaaaaacatattttatGTTTACTACTGGAGCAGAAGGAGTCAATATCACCACTACTGAAGTTCAACCAATGACCTTTCATTTAAAAGAGTCACTtcgtaccactagaccacaaggtcattggttCATGTTTCCTGCCTAATCTGCAGAAATATAACTTAAATATTGCCCAGGGTTTAGAAAAGCAAACGATAGTTATTTGTAAAAATATACGAATAAGATTTCTCCAATATTGTTCTGACATTGATAAATCAAACACTTTACCTAAGCAAATGGAAAAGCAAATGGAATTACACAATACTCCGTACAATATATTTGAGCCCATTGGTTTACATCTTTGTGATCGCTAAGGTCACAAGACATTATTCAATACATACCTTTAGATAGTAGCTATGCGTTTGCATCAtcaccctctatatatatatatatatatatatatacacacacacacacatacattttATAAATGCTAGTTTAAGAGAAACATTATTCATATATCTGTATGACCATTTTATGGTGGACTGAGCATTATCAGTACACTCCCACTTTCCTGCATTCTGCCTTTATAGTATCAAtgggtttcaactttcaaaagcCTGCACTGCTATAACACCCTCTTCACAACGCCAAGAATGCAACTTCATGCCTGTGGCTAGCCCATCATTGCAGCGCTTTCTTTCACTCAGGTAGCTTCTGATATTTGAACATGCGCCACATGATTCACCAAGGGTTCACTAAAACATactgttaagagtcccacattgaaaatatgaGAGAAGACATATGTGTTCATAAAGTTATGGgatagactagctaattgatttgATTCAACTTGtaagtgtggtttggcccataaTCAAACTGCTTCCCTTCTGGGACATTGGGCGATTCTCCATTTTTCTGTTAGATGCATCTGCAAAATAAAATTGATCCAGAAAAGAATTAACGGCATACTTActaatataaaaggaaaaaagaataaatgcCTACATCCAAGCAGGAGATTCAATGTATATATAGTGCCTTCCCTTCATCCAAATCGCAAGCTAAATCTATTAGCCAGAGGCATGTCACAACCAAGACATGCAAGTGTAAAATAATTTACTATAAGTCCTGACCTACCACATCACTTCATAGCTGTGGAAGAATTATTAAGTGCCCTTACAAgttgatttaattaattgtaatgAGCTTTTGACACAAATAACTACTTTGAGTTACTAGCCAACTTCTAAGTTCTTATGGTTTTTAATTATAGTTGGTGTGACTGAGAAGTTTTGGTACCAGGAGAAAAGTAGAGCATCTAGCCATCTATATACAATTCTGCAGCAGCTAACATTACCATTGCCCTTCTGAAGAACATAACCACACTTCAGCAACCATAAAGCAAcatgtttaaaaataaaaataaaagcattaaaGCACTAACAAGAAGTACCTGATAAGTTCAGTGGTAACCAAGCGAGAAGCCCTCCATCCAAGAACAGAGCTGGAATTGTTGAGCTTGAATCTAAGAAAAAAATTTGGAATAAGGGAATAACCAaaccaaaagaaaagagaattgCAACACAATTGGTTTGATACTTAGAAGTTAATAGTTAGGATGCAGGAATATAGCTTTTGATCCTTGAAATAGTTGTGTCAACATAATGCAGACTTCTACTAATTAAAGCTGTGCCttgtatacataaataaataggCATTATATGCATTGTCATTTCCTTTGTGAGTTCAGATTGTGTGTGTCTTTAGGAATGGTCAAGATAGgtgtttcttttttaattaaaataactaaGACTAACAACAAACAATAGTTATAATGTACCTCTATAATGTAGCAGGCCACAATAAATTAACTTTCTGAACAAGGTAAGGTTGTAGCATCAATGCTGTTTCAGATCTTCTATCAAGAAGTTCCGTGAATCTGACAGCAGTTGATGCAGAAAATACCAAAACCAGCAAACCAAAATTTGCCCCAATCTTGAGCTACCAGGTTCAGGCTTAGTACTCCAATCATAGCCTCAAGTGGTAACATTTTCTCCATCCACCTTACCAATAATCCCGACAAGAGCAAAACCCATCTTTGAAATGGTGAAAACGAGTGGCATCCCTAACAATAATTTCTCTGCCAACAAGCTTGGAGATGTATTTAATTGCAGAGTGACAGTCATTACAAACTCTAAGGTTTTTCATGATCCTTAAAGTAGTATTATCTGGGGTATTTAGTAGCCCGAATGCAATAGCAAGCTTTTCACTATGATGCCGAAGGAGCTGGTCTTTCAACTCGTTATCAAGATCGTGCAGCACTGATTCAGTGTCAGGAACAAAACCCAGTTTCTTAATCTCTTTCCATATTTTTTCCATTGTCTGAAATATAGCATCCCTTTGGGGATGAAGCACATCTTCAACCCCAAAAACGTGAACTTCATTCTTTATCTGAACCCAGCTAAATCCTTGTTCTTTCTTAACTTGCCTATCCTTCATTGATTTTCTAATTTTAGCAGCTTCTTCCCACTTTTGGCAAGCCGCGTAGGCATTAGCAAGTCCTGAGTAGGCCCCGCTATTTTCAGGATCAATTGAAAGCAATCTCTCAGCTGCAAGTTTTGCCAGCTTAACATTCTTGTGAACTTTACAGGAAGCTAACAATGAGCCCCAAGCTATTGCATCTGGTTCAATTGGCATCTTCTCTATAAAATCTTGTGCTTCTTGCAGCAGTCCAGCACGTCCAAAGAGGTCAATCATGCAGGAATAGTGGCTTGAGGTGGGTTCAATACCATGCACATCTTTCATCATCCTGAAATATAGGCGACCTTGTGCTACCAAGCCAACATGTATACAA
This region of Ipomoea triloba cultivar NCNSP0323 chromosome 15, ASM357664v1 genomic DNA includes:
- the LOC116005615 gene encoding DNA replication licensing factor MCM7 — encoded protein: MMDGHDFDRDKDLAKDFLSNFPDSDGEAKYLNILQDVANRKFKAIQIVLEDLASYKDLDEEFFQRVRENTRRYIAIFASAIDELMPEPTEVFHDEDHDILMTQRSEEGTENTDGSDARQRMPPEIKRFYEVYISDITTSSKVRPLTIREVKASYIGQLVKIAGIVTRCSDVKPLMQVAVYTCEECGFEIYQEVTARVFMPLFECPSSRCKINRTKGNLILQLRASKFLKFQEAKIQELAEHVPKGHIPRSMTVHFRGELTRKVAPGDVVELSGIFLPIPYTGFRAMRAGLIADTYLEAMSVTHFKKKYEEYEFREDEEEQISRLAEDGDIYNKLARSLAPEIFGHEDIKKALLLLLVGAPHRKLKDGMKIRGDIHICLMGDPGVAKSQLLKHIINVAPRGVYTTGKGSSGVGLTAAVQKDPVTNEMVLEGGALVLADMGICAIDEFDKMDESDRTAIHEVMEQQTVSIAKAGITTSLNARTAVLAAANPAWGRYDLRRTPAENINLPPALLSRFDLLWLILDRADMDTDLELARHVVYVHQKKESPALGFTPLDPSVLRAYISTARKLSPCVPRELEEYIASAYSSIRQEEAKSNTPHSYTTVRTLLSILRISAGLARLRFSETVAQSDVDEALRLMQMSKFSLYSDDRQRSGLDAISDIYSILRDEAARINRMDVSYTQALNWISRKGYSEAQLKECLEEYAALNVWQIHPNTFDIRFIDA